The nucleotide sequence CAGGCCAAACAACGCTGACCCGCCCGGTCCCTTGCCCCGATCCATCGGGGCGAAGGCTTCGGGAGGGGGGTATGCCTATGACCATCGTTGACAACAGCAAGATGAGCTTGCCGCTGAAGGCTGTGGATCCGGAGGTGGCTGACATCATCCGCGACGAGGTCCGGCGCCAGGCCAGCGGGCTCGAGCTCATCGCTTCGGAAAATTTTGTGAGTGAAGCCGTCTTCGAGGCGATGGGCTCGGTTTTCACCAATAAGTACGCGGAAGGCTACCCGGGGAGGCGCTACTACGGTGGTTGCGAGCATGTCGATCGCGTCGAGCAGCTCGCCATTGATCGCGCCAAAAAAATTTTCGGCGCTGAGCACGCCAACGTTCAGGCCCATTCCGGCACCCAAGCCAATATCGCCGTCTATCTGACCGTTCTCCAGCCCGGCGATACGGTCCTCGGCATGAATCTTTCTCATGGCGGCCACCTGACCCACGGCCATCCGCTCAACTTTTCCGGCAAGTGGTACCGGTTCATCCCCTACGGCGTGAGCAAGGAGGATGAGCGCATTGATTACGACGAGATGGAACGGCTGGCCCGCGAACACAAACCCAAGCTGATCGTGGCGGGTGCGAGCGCTTATCCGCGCGTCATTGATTTTGAGCGCATGGAAGCGATCGCCAAAGCCACGGGCGCCCTGCTCATGGTGGATATCGCCCATATCGCCGGGCTGATTGCCGCCGGGCTGCATCCCAATCCCGTGCCCCATTCCGATTTTGTCACCACCACCACCCACAAGACTTTGCGCGGGCCACGGGGGGGCATGGTGTTCTGCCGCGAAGCATTTGCCAAGGAGCTGGACAAGTTGATTTTTCCCGGGAGCCAGGGCGGGCCGCTGGTCAACACCATTGCCGCCAAGGCGGTTTGCCTCAAGGAAGCGATGGAGCCTGAATTTCGCGCCTATCAGCAGCAAGTCATCGCCAACGCCAAGGCGCTGGCCCGGCGCCTCCAGGAGAATGGTTCCCGCATTGTCTCCGGGGGCACCGACAACCATTTGATGCTTGTGGACGTGTATGCCAAGGGCTTGACCGGGCGCGAAGCCGAATTGGCGCTGGAAAAGGCCGGCATCACGGTCAACAAGAATGCCATACCGTTTGACACGCTTCCACCGCTCAAGGCAAGTGGGATCCGTATCGGCACGCCGGCGGTCACAACGCGAGGCATGGGGGAGAGGGAAATGGCCCAGATCGCTGACTGGATTTCTGATGTCCTTGGCCATCGGACGGACGAGGCGCGGCTGGCCCGGATTCGCGAAGAGGTGCGGGCGATGACTGATCGCTTCCCTCTCTACCCCTTGCGATGGGAGGGCTGTGACGGCGCAAAAATGTGCTTCCAGCCGGCGCTTCAGGAAGCAGCGGTGCGGAAATCGTGAACGGAAGATCTCGCCCCTCTCGACAAGCGCCTGGAAGGCTCGCCCCGATAGCTATCGGGGCTCGCGCGAGGTGATCCCGGCATGCAGGTGGCGCTGGACATCCGTCGCATCTCCGACTTCGGTGTGGGCACCTACGTCCGCAATCTTGTCAACCAGCTCGCTCGGCTCGACCGCGAAAACCGCTATCTGCTGATCGGCCGGGAGGCCCACCTGGCCGAGCTGGAAACCCTCCCGTCCAATTTCAAGCTTCTTCCCTACCCGCACAAAGTGGACTCTGCGGCTACGCATTTCCATTTGCCTTTTGTGCTCCGCCGCCGCCGCGTGGACATCCTGCACATGCCCTACTTTTACGCTCCCGCCATTATCCCTTGCCCGCTGATTATCACGGTTCACGATTTAACTTCCATCCTCGGCCGCACCGTCAGCCTGCAGCGGGGCAAGAGCATCGAGTATTGGTTTGCCCGCCGCGCTTTGAATCGCGCCAGCCGGGTGATTGCGGTTTCGCAAGCCACGCGGCGCGAGCTCTGCCGGCTCTTCAATCTCCCCGAATCGAAAATCAAAGTCGTTTACAACGCGCTCGACGAGCGCTTAACACACGACCACGAGCCCCCCGACCAGGATCGCGTCCTCGAGCGTTACCAGGTGAGCTATCCCTATCTGCTCTACGCCGGAAACATTCGGCCGCAAAAGAATTTGCCCCGTTTGATTGAAGCCTTTGCGGTGCTGAAGGCGGAACTGGCCAACCATCCCCGCTTCGCCCATTTGAAGTTGATTGTCATCGGCGATGAGCTGACAAAGCATCCGGAGTTGCGTCGCACCGTTACGCAAACTCACTTGCGCCAGGACGTTCGCTTCCTGGGGTTTGTTCCCTACCAGATTTTGCGTGTCTTCTATCGCCGGGCCGAGGCCTTTGTGTTCCCGTCTCT is from Candidatus Acidiferrales bacterium and encodes:
- the glyA gene encoding serine hydroxymethyltransferase, translating into MPMTIVDNSKMSLPLKAVDPEVADIIRDEVRRQASGLELIASENFVSEAVFEAMGSVFTNKYAEGYPGRRYYGGCEHVDRVEQLAIDRAKKIFGAEHANVQAHSGTQANIAVYLTVLQPGDTVLGMNLSHGGHLTHGHPLNFSGKWYRFIPYGVSKEDERIDYDEMERLAREHKPKLIVAGASAYPRVIDFERMEAIAKATGALLMVDIAHIAGLIAAGLHPNPVPHSDFVTTTTHKTLRGPRGGMVFCREAFAKELDKLIFPGSQGGPLVNTIAAKAVCLKEAMEPEFRAYQQQVIANAKALARRLQENGSRIVSGGTDNHLMLVDVYAKGLTGREAELALEKAGITVNKNAIPFDTLPPLKASGIRIGTPAVTTRGMGEREMAQIADWISDVLGHRTDEARLARIREEVRAMTDRFPLYPLRWEGCDGAKMCFQPALQEAAVRKS
- a CDS encoding glycosyltransferase family 1 protein, which translates into the protein MQVALDIRRISDFGVGTYVRNLVNQLARLDRENRYLLIGREAHLAELETLPSNFKLLPYPHKVDSAATHFHLPFVLRRRRVDILHMPYFYAPAIIPCPLIITVHDLTSILGRTVSLQRGKSIEYWFARRALNRASRVIAVSQATRRELCRLFNLPESKIKVVYNALDERLTHDHEPPDQDRVLERYQVSYPYLLYAGNIRPQKNLPRLIEAFAVLKAELANHPRFAHLKLIVIGDELTKHPELRRTVTQTHLRQDVRFLGFVPYQILRVFYRRAEAFVFPSLQEGFGLPPLEAMAHGTPVVTSNVSSLPEVVGQAAVQVNPENVFEIARGIRQVLLDEGIRRQVISQGFEQIKRFSWERAAMLVRDLYLEAAAR